A window of Prolixibacter sp. SD074 contains these coding sequences:
- a CDS encoding VTT domain-containing protein: protein MTTLLFNLTWLKHFLAIFFLTFIHEDAAILAAGFSRVEHHVPLVLVYTAVYTGIVAGDVLIYLLGRFAQKNAWLRRKIIGPKVERLHNWIESNLTKVLVMCRLTPGLLFPTFVACGWFKIPLGRFTLLSTIIGGVYTSIALTLVIVFGDLVLVHLNYWAWILVAIIVIVFASTSLLKPKFAKVTERALDDGEAPSFLKMMKTYKSGRKNRHTGMPSPDGLKRLVSLAERLPNGLFYIPVGLRWLFLSARYRSLTLPTVSNPMIETGGFWGESKSDIMQQVGGNHQQWVAEFVTFERNGKGVDADLQDALSLMKEKGLEFPVVVKPDVGWQGYGVRLVEEDAHLLHYLDEYPTGEKLLLQRPVQHDGEAGIFYVRYPGEEHGKVISVTLRYFPYVYGDGTSPLRDLIRNNPRMKTRANYYLGGKTEHMSLEKQYLDMVPADGELIRLSFIGSIRVGGLYRDASHLITPELTGRFDAIAKSMPEFYFGRFDVRFESTELLQKGEGFSIIEINGAGSEAISAWDPEVSIFKLYKALFKSQSLLFKVGDLNRSRGYKPMTIIDFLKAAKKQNKLIDQYPPAS from the coding sequence ATGACAACATTACTCTTTAACCTCACATGGTTAAAGCATTTTCTCGCAATATTCTTCTTAACCTTTATTCACGAGGATGCTGCCATACTGGCGGCCGGGTTCTCGCGTGTCGAACACCATGTGCCCCTCGTGTTGGTGTACACCGCCGTTTACACGGGAATTGTGGCCGGCGATGTGCTGATTTACCTGCTCGGACGGTTCGCCCAGAAGAACGCCTGGCTGCGCCGGAAAATCATCGGCCCTAAGGTCGAACGGCTCCACAACTGGATTGAATCGAACCTGACGAAGGTACTCGTCATGTGCCGCCTCACTCCCGGCCTCCTCTTCCCTACTTTCGTGGCATGCGGCTGGTTCAAAATCCCGCTGGGACGGTTCACCCTGCTGTCGACCATTATCGGCGGCGTGTACACCTCCATCGCCCTTACGCTGGTGATTGTCTTTGGCGATTTGGTGCTGGTCCACCTGAACTACTGGGCGTGGATACTGGTCGCCATCATCGTTATCGTATTCGCCTCCACCAGCCTGCTGAAACCGAAGTTTGCCAAGGTGACCGAACGGGCACTCGACGACGGCGAAGCTCCCTCATTTTTGAAAATGATGAAAACCTATAAGTCCGGACGGAAAAACCGGCATACCGGGATGCCGTCACCCGACGGGCTGAAACGGCTCGTTTCGTTGGCCGAACGCCTCCCCAACGGATTATTTTATATCCCGGTAGGATTACGCTGGTTATTCCTGTCGGCGCGTTATCGTTCACTGACCCTGCCCACTGTGTCGAACCCCATGATTGAAACCGGTGGTTTCTGGGGCGAGTCGAAGAGCGATATCATGCAACAGGTTGGCGGCAACCACCAGCAATGGGTAGCCGAGTTTGTGACCTTCGAACGAAACGGCAAGGGCGTGGATGCCGATTTGCAGGACGCGCTTTCGCTGATGAAGGAAAAAGGGCTGGAGTTCCCGGTAGTGGTGAAGCCCGACGTAGGCTGGCAGGGCTACGGCGTACGCCTGGTGGAAGAGGATGCCCACCTGCTTCATTACCTGGATGAATACCCTACCGGGGAAAAACTGCTGCTGCAGCGCCCGGTGCAACACGACGGCGAAGCGGGTATTTTTTACGTCCGTTATCCGGGCGAAGAACACGGTAAGGTGATTTCGGTGACGTTGCGCTATTTCCCGTATGTGTACGGCGACGGGACATCGCCCCTGCGGGACCTTATCCGCAACAACCCGCGCATGAAAACCCGCGCCAATTATTACCTGGGCGGGAAAACAGAACACATGAGCCTCGAAAAGCAGTACCTCGACATGGTGCCGGCCGATGGTGAGCTGATTCGGCTGTCGTTTATCGGGAGCATCCGCGTAGGCGGCCTCTACCGCGATGCCAGTCATTTGATTACCCCGGAGTTGACCGGGCGCTTCGATGCCATCGCGAAAAGCATGCCGGAGTTCTACTTCGGCCGCTTCGATGTGCGCTTCGAATCGACCGAACTGCTGCAAAAAGGCGAAGGATTTTCCATCATCGAAATCAACGGCGCAGGCTCGGAAGCCATCAGCGCCTGGGATCCCGAGGTTTCCATCTTCAAACTGTACAAAGCGCTGTTCAAATCGCAAAGCCTGCTTTTCAAAGTCGGCGACCTGAACCGTTCGCGCGGCTACAAACCCATGACGATCATCGATTTCCTGAAAGCCGCCAAAAAACAGAACAAACTCATCGATCAATATCCGCCGGCGAGCTAG
- a CDS encoding GIY-YIG nuclease family protein produces MTISKKLPIPTATGGPQQARPPINYTESTKDLEQRLAQHQSGEGANHTRKHLPVRLVYYEEYARIDDAFYREKQEQGWSRKKKEALINGNMDMPPELAKAYRDKGGSGKMKGAFENLTHPKDNQPLPEALEGNAKNKTPMSEWKTYKLDNFLEINPSESIPKEIIAKKNAMEVLQPFSKKISAYRLEELVHIAVVCILKIKRSEFQIMQ; encoded by the coding sequence GTGACGATATCAAAAAAATTGCCGATACCTACCGCAACCGGCGGGCCTCAACAAGCTCGGCCGCCTATAAATTACACCGAAAGCACAAAAGATTTGGAGCAAAGGCTTGCACAGCACCAATCAGGCGAGGGAGCTAACCATACCCGGAAGCATTTGCCTGTACGCCTGGTTTATTATGAAGAATACGCAAGAATAGACGATGCCTTTTATCGCGAAAAACAGGAACAAGGCTGGAGCCGGAAAAAGAAGGAAGCGCTGATAAACGGAAACATGGATATGCCTCCGGAGTTGGCAAAGGCATATCGGGATAAGGGTGGCTCCGGGAAGATGAAAGGTGCCTTCGAGAACCTCACCCACCCGAAAGACAACCAACCGTTGCCTGAGGCTCTCGAAGGCAACGCTAAAAACAAAACACCAATGAGTGAATGGAAAACATATAAACTAGATAATTTTCTCGAAATTAATCCCTCTGAAAGTATCCCAAAAGAAATTATTGCGAAGAAAAACGCAATGGAAGTTTTACAACCTTTTTCTAAGAAGATTTCGGCGTATAGATTGGAAGAGTTGGTGCATATTGCGGTAGTTTGTATTTTGAAAATCAAAAGGTCTGAATTTCAGATAATGCAATGA
- a CDS encoding SPOR domain-containing protein, with protein sequence MLILTGFFAWQASASNLSNNLIIIGSFHHKANAVRQKKKMVRKGYPCNIYSYHTFYRVGLGPYASRGQAISKRNELVLEKDIVPKSWVLDLGQFALDATDSDSRSASFSIVVGSFQVYRNAIRLQDRLKQNGELAIVDHTQNGMYHVQVGSYSSLHNAKDEMRNFISEGKIDKYSFIIAIRENRIVVSQNNPLAASGSASSNVDSKPLNSQADFSTKEDITMNSNDVNESASDSMGEKDLYDNSTREVATKKNWSHWESVIKH encoded by the coding sequence ATGTTGATCCTGACCGGATTTTTTGCCTGGCAGGCAAGCGCATCGAATTTATCGAATAATCTGATCATTATTGGTTCTTTTCATCACAAAGCCAATGCTGTCCGGCAGAAGAAGAAGATGGTTCGCAAAGGTTATCCATGTAACATTTATTCGTATCACACTTTTTATCGTGTTGGACTGGGGCCTTATGCCAGCCGGGGACAAGCCATTAGCAAAAGAAATGAGCTGGTTTTAGAGAAAGACATTGTTCCCAAATCATGGGTTTTGGATCTCGGTCAATTTGCATTAGATGCTACTGATTCAGATTCTCGTTCTGCATCGTTTTCAATTGTTGTCGGCTCATTCCAGGTTTATCGCAATGCTATTCGTCTGCAAGATAGATTAAAACAAAATGGTGAGTTAGCTATTGTTGATCATACTCAAAATGGAATGTATCATGTGCAAGTTGGAAGTTATTCCTCGTTGCATAACGCCAAAGACGAGATGCGTAATTTTATTAGCGAAGGAAAGATTGACAAGTATTCGTTTATCATTGCTATTAGAGAAAATAGAATAGTGGTCAGTCAAAATAATCCACTTGCAGCTAGCGGTTCAGCTTCCAGTAATGTGGATTCAAAGCCACTAAACAGCCAAGCTGATTTTTCTACTAAGGAGGATATAACAATGAATTCGAATGATGTGAATGAATCAGCATCAGATTCAATGGGAGAGAAGGATTTGTATGATAATTCCACTCGTGAGGTAGCGACGAAAAAAAACTGGTCGCATTGGGAATCGGTTATTAAACATTAG
- a CDS encoding DEAD/DEAH box helicase has protein sequence MTFKELEIIEPILKALAAEGYSKPTPIQEQSIPILLKGRDLLGCAQTGTGKTAAFAIPILQHLYQKRKQDNGQRKIKALIVTPTRELAIQIADSFSTYGRYTGIRNTVIFGGVKQGPQVQTLKRGVDILVATPGRLLDLMNQGYVSLKDIEYSVLDEADQMLDMGFIHDIKKIIAQLPAKRQSLFFSATMPPDIVKLSNKLLGSNPQRVTIQPRQTTAEKVEQSVYFVSKQGKPKLLVHLLKNESVNSALVFTRTKHGADKIVRILEKAGINAGAIHGNKSQGQRQRALGSFKSGRMGVLVATDIAARGIDVEELSHVINYDLPNIPETYVHRIGRTGRASASGIAMSFCDTEEKAYLKDIQKLIAQNIPVVAEHPYLSDGLEAPVLHQAKPQRSFKGQRQANRNSNEGRNSRPKRPRIYSQKRNS, from the coding sequence ATGACATTTAAAGAATTAGAGATTATCGAACCTATCCTGAAAGCACTTGCTGCTGAGGGATATTCAAAACCCACCCCGATTCAGGAACAATCCATCCCCATTTTATTGAAAGGAAGAGACCTGCTCGGTTGTGCACAGACTGGCACCGGCAAAACTGCCGCTTTCGCCATTCCCATCCTGCAACATCTATATCAAAAAAGGAAACAAGATAATGGTCAGCGCAAAATCAAGGCGCTCATTGTAACACCCACAAGGGAACTTGCCATTCAGATTGCAGACAGTTTCTCGACGTACGGCAGATATACCGGCATCAGGAATACCGTTATTTTTGGCGGCGTAAAACAAGGCCCGCAAGTTCAGACGTTAAAGAGAGGTGTCGACATTTTGGTCGCCACGCCGGGCCGTTTACTCGACCTGATGAACCAGGGATATGTTTCCTTAAAAGATATTGAATACTCAGTGCTGGACGAAGCCGATCAAATGCTTGACATGGGCTTCATTCATGACATTAAAAAAATTATTGCCCAATTGCCGGCCAAACGGCAATCACTGTTCTTCTCGGCTACCATGCCGCCTGACATTGTCAAGTTGTCGAACAAACTGTTGGGCAGCAACCCGCAGAGGGTAACTATTCAGCCCAGGCAAACCACTGCCGAAAAGGTAGAGCAGTCGGTATACTTCGTCAGCAAACAGGGCAAACCGAAATTGCTGGTGCACCTGCTCAAAAATGAGTCAGTGAATTCGGCGCTCGTTTTTACCCGCACCAAGCACGGAGCAGACAAGATTGTCAGGATACTGGAAAAAGCAGGCATCAATGCCGGAGCCATTCACGGCAATAAATCGCAAGGTCAGCGTCAACGGGCACTGGGAAGTTTCAAAAGCGGCCGGATGGGCGTTCTTGTGGCAACCGACATCGCCGCACGCGGTATCGATGTGGAAGAATTGTCGCATGTCATCAACTATGACCTGCCCAACATTCCCGAGACCTACGTTCACCGCATTGGCCGGACCGGACGGGCCAGCGCCAGTGGTATTGCCATGTCGTTTTGCGATACAGAGGAAAAGGCCTACCTGAAAGATATTCAAAAGCTGATTGCTCAAAATATTCCGGTGGTAGCTGAACATCCTTATCTAAGTGATGGATTGGAAGCCCCTGTATTGCATCAGGCGAAACCACAAAGGTCTTTTAAGGGCCAGCGGCAAGCTAATCGGAATAGCAACGAAGGAAGAAACAGTCGGCCAAAACGGCCACGCATTTATTCGCAGAAACGAAATTCGTAA